CATACAATGGATAAACAGCACCGCAGCACTGCCATTCATCCAGTTCGATCAGCTGGATTCCCAGGGCTGCAGCAGCAGCCATTGTGGCATTTTCCATGTTTTTTGCCTGTCCTTTGAGGGTACATCCTGGAAAATAACGATAGCGCACTAAAGCGCACCTCCTATGGGCAGGTTAATAAAAAGCTAAATAACTAGATTCGACAGGAGTAAAAAAACACCTTTATAAATTTTAAAATAATAATTATAAATTTTAGAATCAATAAAAACTGTCAGGGGGACGGGGTTGTTGACAACTTATTGCCAGAAAGAGCTTTTTAATAATGCAGAGCGAAATTTTTCACGTAGGTCAGGATAGCGGGTAACAAGTCCTTCAAAAAGTTCAGCTATTTCTTTTCGCTTTGTTTCACCACTGATGGGACAGGGGTTTTTAAGTAAGGGCAGGTTTTCCCTTGTAACAAGGGAAGCGAGGGTTTTTTCAGGCAGCTGGATCAGCGGTCTGATCATGTAGAGATCTGTGCGATCGAGGTAGGTAACCGGTTTAAAGGTTCCCATAAATCCGGTATAGATAAGATTTAGCATGAAGGTTTGTACTGCATCATCAAGATGGTGTCCCAGGGCAACCTTGTTACTTCCAATCTTTTTTGCTGCCTGGTGCAGAGCACCACGACGCATATTTGCGCAAAGCGCACATGGATTTTTCTCTTTCCTGGTCTCAAATACTATCCGGGCAATCGCAGTTTCTTCAACATGTAACGGGATTTGCAGTTTTCTGGCGAGCAATTCAATTGGATCAAGGTTAACCGGCCAACCAAGATGAACATAAACTGCATGGAGATCATAATCAAAGGGGGCATGCTTTCTGAATAGATTCAGGATGTATAGCAGGGCGGCGCTATCCTTTCCCCCGGAAAGACCGACTGCTACTTTATCACCCTCGCTGATCATCTTGAAATTGTAAATTGTTCTTTTTACCCTGGTGAAAAACCATTTTCCATCGCTACGGCGCAATGCTCGGGCATCCTTTCGCCTTCCAGTTTAGCTACTTAAATAAGCTTTTCAGCCTTATTTATTTATAATATATAACTAGAGTGCTGACAACGCTGAAGTTTAAATGAAATCGGATGTACAGGATAAATACATTGTGCTTGTCTATCCATGTTATAATAATTTGGACAGCAATTTTGATTTCTTTTATGGAGGCACTTAATTGGCACGCCACCTGAAAAAAACCACGAAACGACGCAAACATCCCTGGAGACTTGTGCTAATATTTTCTGTATTAGCCTTTATTTTGGGATACTGGATCACTGCCTTTTGACTGGAAACAATCTGCTACCTCTTTTGAAAAACAACTTCAATAGGCGGTAATTTTTTCTTCCTTTTTTCGTTTACGAAAAAAGCAAATGAATGCTTATCGGGTATGACAATTACCTGTAACCTGCGTACTCTGGATGCCAGCCGTTCTATATATGACCAAAACCTTCCCGCTGTTTTTTCAGAAACAAACCCGAGCCCTTCCATGTTAATTACCAGTTGGCTGTATTGTTTTGTAAGCGGTCCATTCAGGGAACGTTTAAGATCTTTTATCTGTAAGCTGTTGATCAAACCTCTCAGTTTTAAATACAAAATTCCTTTTTGCTCGGATATCGAAATCTTTAAGTGTGATTTAGCGACATTCAAATCCATTCTCGGATAGTCCGTTCCTCTGAATAACCGATAAAATAGAGCGATCGGTTTTTCAGCCGGAGTTTTATTCTGTTTTAGAAGTTTATAGTACCAACGGTTTCGACGTTCGAAATGTCTGGTCAGAATCCATCCAATTGTCCTGTGGATCGCTGTTGCCCAACCGGTAAGCGGAACATTAAGAAAAATATTCCTGAAAGAATAGAATTTTTTCAGGGCTTTAACCGATTCAAGCTGGAGTTCTTCAGCAGGAATAAGGGCAGGCTGAAATACGGTATGGTGACCATCGTAAAGTGACCAGTCACGGGTTAAAATCCTTCCCTCTTTTTCCAGTTTATCGTAGAAAGCAGTCCCCGGAAATGGGGTTAGTGTCATAAACTGAATACTATCAATCCTATTCTGCAGTGCAAAGTCTTTAGTCTGTCTGATCGTATCGACAGTATCTGCTTCACCACCGAAAACGAACATACCATGAATTCTTATACCGTGATTATGAAAGCAGTTGATTGCTTTTTCAATATCTTCTATCGTTTGCTGTTTTTGAAAATCTTTCAGTGTTTCGGGGTTGATAGATTCAAAACCTATATAGACTATTCCACAACCCGAAAGTTTCATCAGGCTTAAAAGCTCTTCATCCCGGGCAGCATCTACCCGAACCTGTGCACCCCATCGATTTAGCTTTATCCCACGATCAATAATTCCCCTTAGCAGCTCCTTGGTCAGCCCGGGGTTAGCTGTGAAATTATCATCACAGAAAAATATATTTTTGCCTTCATAACGCTCCAGCTCCTGCAATACGCTTTCAGTGCAACGATGTCGATAGCGTCTTCCGAACATCTCGGTTACACAACAGAAGGTACAGCTAAAAGGGCATCCTCTGGATGTCATGACAGGAATAGTCCGCAATTTTGAATGACCATTGAATAAAGAGAGGTCCGGTATGGGAAAGGAGTCCATGTCTATCTTTATTTCGGACCCGGGGTTATGGATTTCTTCTCCATTACACCAGTAAGATATTCCGGGAATATCATGTTTCAGTTTGTTTTCTTCTATAGATTGAATGAGTGGAAGAAAAGTTTCTTCCGCTTCTCCACGTACTACATAATCAGCAAATTTGAGAGCTTCTTCAGGTAAAAAAGTAGCATGAATACCACCGATAACGACCGGAATATTATTTGTTCTCAATAAACCGGCTATCTGATATGCTTCACGACAGGTAGCTGTTGTTGTAGATATACCGACAAGATCTGCTGCAAGCAACTTTTCCATGGGCAATGAATCTGCGGTTCCCATATATATTTCAACATCATACCCTTTGTTTTTTAGTTGTGTGGCTAGAATAGGCAGCCCCAGGCGGGGCATACGGACATGCTTGTAGACATGGTCTTCCTTCGATTGAGGTTCAACCAGTAAGATCTTATTCATTTATGACACTCCCCCTTGGTTTTAATACGGACAGAAATAATGCTGATAAGTGCACTTATTTGGCAATCCTTATAAATATGTCCGCAATTATACCGGAGCGTCATTGGTGCTTCGGAATCTTTTATTGAGACCTTAGGGGTAGGATTTTATCCTACCCCTATTCAAAGGAATAATTCTATATAACCTGATTCTACTTGATAAACCGGATGCACAGCGGATACTGATAATCCTCTCCGTTATTTGTTTTTACGGTAGCAATAATGATCATGATCAGAGAGAATATACCAACTGCAATCAGCAATAATACTCCGATTACTATAATAGTCAGTATACCGGCTACGATCGCATAGATGGTGATCGAAATCTGGAAGTTAAGTGATTCTTTACCCTGCTTGTCTACCCATGCTGACTGATCTTTCTTAATCAACCAAACAACAAGCGGCCCGATGATGTTGCCAAAAGGAATAATAAAGCCGGCAAGTGCAGCCAGATGAGCTAGCATTCCAAACGTTTTTTCTTCCTGGGTTAACTGTATACCATTTGTCATTAGAATCCCTCCTTAATATCAGTATGCCGGTAATCGAAACCCGACTCTTGTTTAATCATAAGCGATTATGCCGATTATTTCAAGTGTTCCGGCTAAACTATAGATTTAATCATAATACTGGGGCTTTGAATCCAGGTATTCATTTAGGGTGAGTCCATATGCTTTCCATTCAGCAGCTGCACCCACCCCGATGTAACGATAATGCCATGGCTCAAATATATATCCCGTTATCTCTTCCTTTCCTTCCGGGTAACTCAAAACAAAGCCAAATCGGTGTGCATTTTCAGCAAGCCATTGCCCCTGTTCTGTCCGGGCAAAAGCCGCCTTAAGATCAACGTCAGTTCCTCCAAAATCGACAGTAGTGCCCAACTGATGCTCAGACTGGCCCGCCCTGGCACTGAAGCGGTTAGCCTGGGTTTCACCATACCTGTTCGCATAACTTTGAAAAAGGCTCTTTTGATAACTATAGCTGCGATATGCCGAGATGATCTTAAGAATAACCCCGTCTGCTTCAGCAGCATTCCAGAGATCGGTCAGGTACATCAAAGCTTCTTCCCTTAAATATAGTTCTCTGGAAGGAAACATGTATGCCGGAATAGGGCTTAAATCAGTTGGATGATAGTCACTTTTCAGGGTTGTTTCTTTTGTCACCAGGGCCAACAGGTAATCACCGTCAGAAACTACTTTTACACCGGAAAGATTCTCATTATCACTTTCATGATCTATTAATGGTGAACCATCTTCCGGGTTATCTTCTTCTGGAGGAACATCTATTTCAGATTCATCTTCACCAATTTCTTCATCTCCCGAATCCGATGAAGACCCGTTTGCCTCTTCATTATTTAGATCATCTTCTTCAGCCACTTCCAGTGGCAAATCCTGCGATGCCTGGTCACAGCCGGTTAGATTAAGGGTTAAAACCACAGTAAAGAGAATGATAATAAACATGCTTATATATTTAATAGTTAATTCAAGATCTGAGCGATTTAACAATAAGGAGCCTCCATATTTATGCAAGCATTTTCTCTGCTTTTTCAACGATAGCCTCAGCACATATACCTCTTTTTTCCATAACTAATTCTCCGGGAGCTGACGCCCCAAAATCATCTACACCGATAAATTCTCCTCCCGGGCCGGCAATTTTTTCCCAACCCATAGGCAAAGCAGCCTCTACAACCAGTCTTTTCTGAACTGATTCCGGCAGCACAAGCTTTTGGTAATGTTTATCCTGGGCTATAAACAGTTCCCGGCAAACCATACTGACAACGCGGATCGAGTAACCCCTATCCTCCAAAACCTTCTTTGCCTTCAGGACCAGGTTAACTTCCGATCCGGAAGCAACTATTATCATATCCGGCTTATCTGTTGTCTCCCTACTTAATATGTATCCACCTTTAAGAGCATCTTTACCTGTGCCGGCCAACTGCGGCAGATTCTGCCGGGATAAAATCAAGGCCGACGGTCCGCAACGCCGCTGCAGGATATGCAGCCATGCTGCCGCAGTTTCCGCCCCGTCAGCAGGCCTTAAGACATGCATATTGGGAATTGACCTCAGATTGGAAAGGTGTTCAACGGGTTGATGGGTGGGGCCATCTTCACCCACAGCAATACTATCATGTGTGTAAATAAAAACAACCGGAATACCCATTATAGCCGAGAGCCTGACCGCAGGTTTCATATAATCGAAGAAGACTAGGAAGGTCGATCCGTAAGGCCTTAATCCTCCATGCAGGGCAATTCCTGATAATACAGCCCCCATCGCATGCTCCCGAATACCGAAATGAATGTTGTTTCCAGCGGGTTCTCCTGCCTGAAAATCTCCAAAACCCTTCAGGCTGGTCTTAGTTGAAGCATTCAAGTCTGCTGAACCCCCGATCAGGTTTGGAATGTATTCTGCCAAAACCTGCATGATCTGACCGGAAGCGGAACGTGTTGCCATTTCTTTACCATCAAATTCCCAAAGCCGGGAATCATCAAGAAGTTCTTCAGGTACCTGCCCGGAAAACCATTTATTCCAGCTATCTGCAAGTTCCGGGTACTCTTCCCGATATCTAGAAAAGAGTTTGTCCCATTCCTCTTTTTCATTTTTGTGTTTCAGGTTAATTTCATTGAACAGGGTGTAGACTTCTTCCGGAACATAAAATTTAGGCTCCAGCGGCCAACCAAGATTTTTCTTGGCCAGTTCTGCCTCTTCCTTACCCAGGGGAGCCCCGTGCACATCAGCAGTGCCCTGCTTGTTAGGAGCTCCGTAACCTATTTGGGTTCTGACCATAATGAGACTGGGCTTATTGTTTTCTTTCTTGGCCATTGCCAAAGCTTCAGTAATCAGGTCAATCCGGTTGCCATCTTCAACCTGTAAAACCTGCCAGCCGTATGCTCTAAACCGGAGACCGGTATCTTCAGTAAATGCCAGGTCCGTGCTGCCATCTATGGTAATTTTATTATCATCATAAAGGCAAATTAGTTTCCCCAATCCAAGATGGCCGGCCAGCGAGGCAGCTTCAGACGTTACCCCCTCCATCATGCAGCCATCACTGGAGAGGACATAAGTATAATGATCAATCAGTGTATACCCCGGCCGGTTAAATTCTGCTGCCAGTCTTCTTTCTGCAATGGCCATTCCCACCGCATTGGCAAAACCCTGGCCTAAAGGTCCGGTAGTTGTTTCAACACCTGGAGTGTATCCATATTCGGGGTGGCCTGGGGTTTTACTCCCCCACTGCCTGAAATTTTTTATTTCCTCCAGGGGAAGAGCATATCCTGACAGGTGGAGGAGCCCGTAAAGCAGCATCGAACCATGTCCTGCTGAAAGAACGAAACGGTCACGGTCAACCCAATCCGGACAATCGGGGCAATGCTTCAGATGGTGTTTCCAGAGAGTATAGCCTACAGCTGCCGCTCCCATGGGAAGTCCGGGATGTCCTGAGTTAGCTTTTTCAACTGCATCAACCGCTAAAAACCGGATTGTATTTACAGCCACTTGATCAATATTGTTCAATTTCCAAACACTCCTTCTTTATGGATTACCAATGACTATCATTTCTACGTCCAGGGCAATGTAATCGCTTAGCCCGCCAGTCACAGCGCTCTCCTGTTGTTTGCCAAAAATAATTGTATTAATAATTACTTTGAAACCCTGTTGTTCATCAGATTGATTTACAATCACTTCACGGATACCTTCCTCACCGGACTCTAACATAAGGTCTTCAATATTAAATTCAAAGTAGATGTCAGACAACCACTCATTTTGTTCATAATATTCTACATCAAATGCCAGATTTACCCAATCCAGATCAAATACATCCGACTCTTCAACGAACCAGATCAGCCGGCCGGTATAAGCATATTCTTCGGTAAACTCAGCAATAAATCCAATATCG
This is a stretch of genomic DNA from Bacillota bacterium. It encodes these proteins:
- a CDS encoding DUF4870 domain-containing protein, with amino-acid sequence MTNGIQLTQEEKTFGMLAHLAALAGFIIPFGNIIGPLVVWLIKKDQSAWVDKQGKESLNFQISITIYAIVAGILTIIVIGVLLLIAVGIFSLIMIIIATVKTNNGEDYQYPLCIRFIK
- a CDS encoding M15 family metallopeptidase, encoding MLNRSDLELTIKYISMFIIILFTVVLTLNLTGCDQASQDLPLEVAEEDDLNNEEANGSSSDSGDEEIGEDESEIDVPPEEDNPEDGSPLIDHESDNENLSGVKVVSDGDYLLALVTKETTLKSDYHPTDLSPIPAYMFPSRELYLREEALMYLTDLWNAAEADGVILKIISAYRSYSYQKSLFQSYANRYGETQANRFSARAGQSEHQLGTTVDFGGTDVDLKAAFARTEQGQWLAENAHRFGFVLSYPEGKEEITGYIFEPWHYRYIGVGAAAEWKAYGLTLNEYLDSKPQYYD
- a CDS encoding tRNA 2-thiocytidine biosynthesis TtcA family protein, with amino-acid sequence MRRSDGKWFFTRVKRTIYNFKMISEGDKVAVGLSGGKDSAALLYILNLFRKHAPFDYDLHAVYVHLGWPVNLDPIELLARKLQIPLHVEETAIARIVFETRKEKNPCALCANMRRGALHQAAKKIGSNKVALGHHLDDAVQTFMLNLIYTGFMGTFKPVTYLDRTDLYMIRPLIQLPEKTLASLVTRENLPLLKNPCPISGETKRKEIAELFEGLVTRYPDLREKFRSALLKSSFWQ
- a CDS encoding radical SAM protein, coding for MNKILLVEPQSKEDHVYKHVRMPRLGLPILATQLKNKGYDVEIYMGTADSLPMEKLLAADLVGISTTTATCREAYQIAGLLRTNNIPVVIGGIHATFLPEEALKFADYVVRGEAEETFLPLIQSIEENKLKHDIPGISYWCNGEEIHNPGSEIKIDMDSFPIPDLSLFNGHSKLRTIPVMTSRGCPFSCTFCCVTEMFGRRYRHRCTESVLQELERYEGKNIFFCDDNFTANPGLTKELLRGIIDRGIKLNRWGAQVRVDAARDEELLSLMKLSGCGIVYIGFESINPETLKDFQKQQTIEDIEKAINCFHNHGIRIHGMFVFGGEADTVDTIRQTKDFALQNRIDSIQFMTLTPFPGTAFYDKLEKEGRILTRDWSLYDGHHTVFQPALIPAEELQLESVKALKKFYSFRNIFLNVPLTGWATAIHRTIGWILTRHFERRNRWYYKLLKQNKTPAEKPIALFYRLFRGTDYPRMDLNVAKSHLKISISEQKGILYLKLRGLINSLQIKDLKRSLNGPLTKQYSQLVINMEGLGFVSEKTAGRFWSYIERLASRVRRLQVIVIPDKHSFAFFVNEKRKKKLPPIEVVFQKR
- the tkt gene encoding transketolase gives rise to the protein MNNIDQVAVNTIRFLAVDAVEKANSGHPGLPMGAAAVGYTLWKHHLKHCPDCPDWVDRDRFVLSAGHGSMLLYGLLHLSGYALPLEEIKNFRQWGSKTPGHPEYGYTPGVETTTGPLGQGFANAVGMAIAERRLAAEFNRPGYTLIDHYTYVLSSDGCMMEGVTSEAASLAGHLGLGKLICLYDDNKITIDGSTDLAFTEDTGLRFRAYGWQVLQVEDGNRIDLITEALAMAKKENNKPSLIMVRTQIGYGAPNKQGTADVHGAPLGKEEAELAKKNLGWPLEPKFYVPEEVYTLFNEINLKHKNEKEEWDKLFSRYREEYPELADSWNKWFSGQVPEELLDDSRLWEFDGKEMATRSASGQIMQVLAEYIPNLIGGSADLNASTKTSLKGFGDFQAGEPAGNNIHFGIREHAMGAVLSGIALHGGLRPYGSTFLVFFDYMKPAVRLSAIMGIPVVFIYTHDSIAVGEDGPTHQPVEHLSNLRSIPNMHVLRPADGAETAAAWLHILQRRCGPSALILSRQNLPQLAGTGKDALKGGYILSRETTDKPDMIIVASGSEVNLVLKAKKVLEDRGYSIRVVSMVCRELFIAQDKHYQKLVLPESVQKRLVVEAALPMGWEKIAGPGGEFIGVDDFGASAPGELVMEKRGICAEAIVEKAEKMLA